A genomic window from Gossypium hirsutum isolate 1008001.06 chromosome D12, Gossypium_hirsutum_v2.1, whole genome shotgun sequence includes:
- the LOC107943015 gene encoding protein DETOXIFICATION 34: protein MEDQLHATPSSTVPLFEVAELHPAPSSLIIEGGDYPQVQSFADVRNILFVESSKIWSIATPIAFNIWCNYGINSFTNIFAGHIGEIELSAVAIALSVVANFSFGFLLGMASALETLCGQAFGAGQIDLLGIYMQRSWIILFAACFALLPLYLYATPLLKLLGQEPGIADLAGEFTLQVMPQMFSLAINFPTQKFLQAQSKVGVLAWIGFAAFVGHILIIFLFVNVFKWGTTGAAVAYDISAWLVALAQLIYVVGWCKDGWSGLSWLAFKDLWSFAKLSIASAVMLCLEIWYFMMIIVLTGHLEDPVIAVGSLSICMNINGWEGMLFIGLNAAISVRVSNELGSGHPRAAKYSVIVIVVQSLLIGLLSALVIMATRNKFAIIFTDSVEMQKGVASLAHLLGITMVLNSVQPVISGVAVGGGWQALVAYINLFCYYIVGLPLGFFLGYHIHFGVEGIWVGMICGTFLQTLILLYIIYQTNWNTEVEQASERMQQWGTELQVSENKGYNFSH, encoded by the exons ATGGAGGACCAACTGCATGCTACGCCATCGTCGACGGTACCCCTTTTTGAAGTTGCCGAGCTACATCCGGCACCGTCGAGTTTAATCATCGAGGGAGGGGATTACCCTCAGGTACAAAGCTTTGCGGATGTTAGGAACATATTGTTTGTGGAGTCTTCTAAGATATGGTCTATTGCAACTCCTATTGCGTTCAATATTTGGTGCAATTATGGGATCAACTCCTTCACCAACATTTTCGCGGGTCATATCGGCGAGATCGAGTTATCGGCTGTCGCCATTGCTTTGTCGGTCGTCGCGAATTTTTCATTTGGTTTCTTG TTAGGAATGGCGAGTGCACTCGAGACCCTATGTGGGCAAGCATTCGGTGCTGGACAAATAGATTTACTCGGCATATACATGCAACGATCCTGGATAATCTTATTCGCCGCCTGTTTCGCCTTGTTGCCTCTCTACTTATACGCCACCCCACTACTAAAACTCCTCGGTCAAGAACCCGGCATTGCCGACCTCGCCGGAGAATTCACCTTGCAAGTCATGCCCCAAATGTTCTCATTAGCCATCAATTTCCCCACCCAAAAGTTCTTACAAGCACAAAGCAAAGTCGGGGTCTTAGCCTGGATAGGCTTCGCCGCCTTCGTCGGACACATCCTAATCATTTTCCTCTTTGTTAACGTCTTCAAATGGGGTACCACCGGTGCTGCGGTGGCTTATGATATATCAGCTTGGTTGGTTGCTTTGGCTCAGCTTATATATGTGGTGGGTTGGTGTAAGGATGGCTGGTCCGGGTTGTCGTGGTTAGCTTTTAAGGATCTTTGGAGTTTTGCTAAGCTTTCTATAGCTTCGGCGGTGATGCTTTGTTTAGAGATTTGGTACTTCATGATGATAATTGTTCTTACTGGTCACCTTGAAGATCCAGTCATTGCAGTTGGGTCCCTTTCAATATG CATGAACATAAATGGCTGGGAAGGCATGCTATTTATCGGACTAAATGCAGCTATAAG TGTAAGAGtgtctaatgagcttggatcagGCCATCCAAGGGCAGCCAAATATTCAGTGATAGTCATTGTTGTGCAATCTCTTCTGATAGGGTTACTTTCAGCACTTGTAATCATGGCTACCAGGAACAAATTTGCTATCATATTTACAGATAGCGTAGAGATGCAAAAAGGGGTGGCTAGTTTGGCTCATCTTCTTGGCATAACCATGGTGCTAAATAGTGTGCAGCCAGTTATATCAG GTGTTGCTGTGGGAGGAGGTTGGCAAGCCTTGGTAGCTTATATAAACTTGTTCTGCTATTACATTGTTGGCCTCCCACTTGGATTTTTTCTCGGTTATCACATTCATTTTGGGGTCGAG GGAATTTGGGTTGGCATGATTTGTGGGACATTCTTGCAAACATTGATCCTCTTGTACATTATCTATCAAACTAATTGGAACACAGAG gttGAACAAGCATCTGAACGAATGCAGCAATGGGGAACTGAACTGCAAGTCTCCGAAAATAAAGGATATAACTTTTCCCACTAA